A single window of Sphingobacteriales bacterium DNA harbors:
- a CDS encoding response regulator transcription factor, protein MQKKVLLVEDDPNLGALLQEYLKHKDFLVELKRDGAEGLLAYRKGKFDIILLDVMMPKKDGFEVAEEIRKDNQEVPIIFLTAKSLKEDKIKGLTIGADDYITKPFSMEVLELKMNAILRRTEKKEIKPTQDTYEVGKTTLDYKNHKLIINNKETKLTTKEAELLRLFFERKNELLERELALRHVWQDDSYFTARSMDVFISKIRKYLKEDESLQILNIHGQGYKLLENN, encoded by the coding sequence ATGCAAAAGAAAGTTTTATTAGTAGAAGATGACCCAAATTTAGGCGCATTACTACAAGAATACCTTAAACACAAAGACTTTTTAGTAGAGCTAAAGAGAGATGGCGCAGAAGGCTTATTAGCCTACAGAAAAGGCAAATTCGATATTATATTATTAGATGTAATGATGCCAAAAAAAGACGGCTTTGAAGTAGCTGAAGAAATTAGAAAAGACAATCAAGAAGTTCCAATTATATTTCTTACAGCAAAATCTTTAAAAGAAGATAAAATTAAAGGACTAACAATTGGCGCTGATGACTATATCACCAAACCATTTTCTATGGAAGTTTTAGAATTAAAAATGAATGCAATTCTAAGAAGAACAGAGAAAAAAGAAATTAAGCCAACACAAGACACTTATGAAGTAGGCAAAACAACACTTGATTATAAAAACCACAAATTAATAATCAATAATAAAGAAACTAAGCTTACAACAAAAGAAGCTGAACTTTTAAGATTATTCTTTGAAAGAAAAAACGAATTGTTAGAAAGAGAATTAGCATTAAGACACGTATGGCAAGATGATAGCTACTTCACAGCAAGAAGCATGGATGTATTTATCTCAAAAATTAGAAAATATCTAAAAGAAGATGAATCATTGCAAATTCTAAACATTCACGGTCAAGGATACAAGCTATTAGAAAATAATTAA
- a CDS encoding ABC transporter permease, with product MKLSTIYILLKKEMLFEWRFKSSIGSLIVNLLATTFFIYLIFNGEITFRVWMAIFWIISLFSVIQSSYRIFIKDGNEHFYYLKNIASANEIIVSKIVYNTIFNFIISILTLIIMQLFFGQEIGYIGIFISTVLLASFGFASIFTLLSGITAKTQNVVLLGVLGLPIVLPLVLVISKLSMLADFYTAINDIYIFSGAALLLDCSIFILSIILFPYLWKE from the coding sequence ATGAAATTAAGCACAATTTATATTTTATTAAAAAAAGAAATGTTGTTTGAGTGGCGATTTAAATCATCAATTGGTAGCTTGATAGTGAACTTGTTAGCAACAACTTTTTTTATTTATCTAATTTTCAATGGTGAAATTACTTTTAGAGTATGGATGGCAATTTTTTGGATTATAAGTTTGTTTTCTGTCATTCAATCCTCATATAGAATTTTTATAAAAGATGGGAACGAACATTTTTATTATTTGAAAAATATAGCTTCAGCTAATGAGATTATTGTGTCTAAAATAGTGTACAACACAATATTTAATTTTATTATATCAATTCTGACGCTAATTATCATGCAGTTGTTCTTTGGACAAGAAATTGGTTATATTGGCATTTTTATAAGTACTGTTCTTTTGGCTTCTTTTGGCTTTGCTAGTATTTTTACCTTGCTTTCTGGAATTACAGCAAAAACTCAGAATGTAGTATTGTTAGGTGTTTTAGGATTGCCTATTGTACTTCCGTTGGTGTTGGTAATTTCTAAACTCAGTATGTTGGCAGATTTTTATACAGCAATAAATGATATTTATATATTTTCTGGTGCTGCACTTTTATTAGATTGTTCAATATTTATATTATCAATTATCTTATTTCCGTATCTTTGGAAAGAATAA
- the ccsA gene encoding cytochrome c biogenesis protein CcsA, whose amino-acid sequence MKNYWWKLVCVILLMYTFCAGFFFSIPKLNILEESIRNLFFHVPMWFAMMFLMFASLFYSLKYLNTFDSEFDLKASSFATVGFLFGILGITTGSVWAKATWGAWWVFSEPKLNGSAAALLIYAAYFILRSSFEDKDKSARFSAVYNIFAFVMFIAFIMIIPRITDSLHPGNGGNPGFNAYDLDNRLRLVFYPACIAWILLSYWIYTLVIRTKKIQNRLEDIDVLQ is encoded by the coding sequence ATGAAAAATTATTGGTGGAAATTGGTTTGTGTAATATTGCTAATGTATACTTTTTGTGCAGGTTTCTTTTTCAGTATTCCCAAGTTAAACATTCTAGAAGAATCTATTAGGAATTTATTTTTTCATGTGCCAATGTGGTTTGCCATGATGTTTTTAATGTTTGCATCATTATTTTACAGTTTAAAATATCTAAATACATTTGATTCTGAATTTGACTTAAAAGCAAGTTCTTTTGCCACAGTTGGTTTTTTATTTGGCATATTAGGTATTACAACTGGCTCCGTTTGGGCAAAAGCAACTTGGGGCGCATGGTGGGTATTTTCTGAACCAAAATTGAATGGTTCTGCGGCTGCATTATTAATATATGCGGCATATTTTATTTTGAGAAGTTCCTTTGAAGATAAAGACAAATCTGCAAGATTTAGTGCTGTGTACAATATCTTTGCATTTGTGATGTTTATTGCATTTATTATGATAATTCCTAGAATTACAGATTCTTTACATCCGGGAAATGGCGGCAATCCAGGTTTTAATGCATATGATTTAGATAATAGATTGAGATTGGTTTTTTATCCAGCATGCATTGCATGGATTTTATTATCATATTGGATTTATACTTTAGTAATTCGAACTAAAAAAATACAAAATAGATTAGAAGATATAGATGTGCTTCAATAA
- a CDS encoding HAMP domain-containing histidine kinase, translated as MNKKLITITTIMLFIGMIGIAVVQFIWLQKAIKSKEQDFDKNVYQTMFDVSKHIEDIHIEPFMHSMFGDEDLDRLSVSKELMVKNYDEEGNPIQLALSDSFSAEKFAAIKEKIKEAMPLQIDNIQQIMASQFISIVPIQNYLDTQKLREIIQLALLHHGIKTDFRFGLTDIAPNNFVLISKNTPFVELYKTKYSIDLFPQSIVKQNKTLRLYFPDKDKYIFKSIWVVIASSIFFFFITIIAFMLAFKIIFNQKRLSDMKNDFINNMTHELKTPIATISIASEMLRDNSISSLSENRNKYANIIFDENKRLANHVEKVLQIARLEKGELELNKDYRSVHEIIDAASKRFQLQLNELEGEIELSLNAKNDILEVDELHFSNMINNLIDNAIKYNDKKPLIKINTSNYNSGIQIEVTDNGIGLSKENQNKIFDKFYRVAKGNVHDVKGFGLGLSYVLSIVKAHHGKISVESKLKEGTKFIIQIPTNQTE; from the coding sequence GTGAACAAGAAGCTAATTACTATAACAACAATCATGTTATTCATTGGAATGATAGGTATTGCTGTGGTGCAATTTATTTGGTTACAGAAAGCAATAAAGTCAAAAGAACAAGATTTTGATAAGAATGTCTATCAAACAATGTTTGATGTATCCAAACATATAGAAGATATTCACATAGAACCATTCATGCATAGTATGTTCGGAGATGAAGATTTAGATAGACTGAGTGTCTCTAAGGAATTGATGGTAAAAAACTATGACGAAGAAGGCAATCCAATTCAGTTAGCATTATCAGATTCATTTTCAGCAGAAAAGTTTGCCGCAATTAAAGAAAAAATAAAAGAAGCAATGCCATTGCAAATAGACAATATTCAACAAATAATGGCATCACAATTTATTAGTATTGTCCCAATTCAAAATTACTTGGATACACAAAAGTTGAGAGAGATTATCCAATTAGCGCTTTTACATCATGGCATAAAAACAGATTTTAGATTTGGATTAACTGATATTGCACCAAATAATTTTGTACTAATTTCTAAAAACACACCATTTGTAGAACTATATAAAACAAAATATAGTATAGATTTATTTCCTCAAAGTATTGTGAAACAAAACAAAACACTAAGACTATATTTTCCAGATAAAGATAAATATATTTTCAAATCAATTTGGGTTGTAATAGCAAGTTCTATATTCTTTTTCTTTATAACAATCATTGCATTCATGTTAGCATTCAAGATTATTTTTAATCAAAAAAGATTATCAGATATGAAGAATGATTTTATAAATAATATGACACATGAGTTAAAAACACCAATTGCTACAATTTCCATTGCCAGCGAAATGTTGCGAGATAATAGTATATCATCATTGTCAGAAAATAGAAACAAATACGCCAATATTATTTTTGATGAAAATAAAAGACTAGCCAACCATGTTGAAAAAGTATTGCAAATAGCAAGACTAGAAAAAGGCGAACTAGAACTTAATAAAGATTACAGAAGTGTACATGAAATAATAGACGCCGCAAGCAAACGTTTTCAATTGCAATTAAACGAATTAGAAGGAGAGATTGAACTTAGTCTAAATGCCAAAAATGACATATTAGAAGTAGATGAATTGCATTTCTCCAATATGATAAATAATTTGATTGATAATGCCATTAAATACAACGACAAAAAGCCATTAATAAAAATTAACACTTCAAACTACAATTCAGGCATACAAATTGAAGTAACAGATAATGGAATAGGACTTAGTAAAGAAAATCAAAATAAAATATTTGATAAATTTTACAGAGTTGCCAAAGGAAATGTACACGATGTCAAAGGATTTGGATTAGGCTTAAGCTACGTACTATCAATTGTAAAAGCACATCATGGAAAAATTTCCGTAGAAAGTAAATTAAAAGAAGGAACAAAATTTATTATACAAATACCAACAAATCAAACAGAATAA
- a CDS encoding magnesium transporter CorA family protein → MFEYYNITTNTVEVVASLEQSNWVNLVAPFNFEILEQFAIEQKIPFSFFTDCIDMYEKSRYEEDESCKLIIINTPIENNDIDMEDEAEYVTLPVGIIKKDDLIITICAVKNPMLNLCTTQSSVLVKDNILDNLILNLFDRNVYYYLFYLREINKKISAIEKDLKFSSSNIGLNKLLKIQKALIYFVNDLRANELVLVKLRRNNFFHLDNSKIKYEVQDIMVEYSQAIEMSNVYSNILGNMMSAFGSIISNNLGNVVNRLTSVTIILMVPTLIAGIYGMNIPLPFQERPHSFTIIMLLTIAITLAFILVFRRKKWL, encoded by the coding sequence ATGTTTGAATATTATAACATTACTACCAATACAGTAGAAGTAGTGGCAAGCTTAGAGCAATCAAATTGGGTAAACTTAGTTGCACCATTCAATTTTGAAATTTTAGAGCAATTTGCTATAGAACAGAAAATTCCATTTTCATTCTTTACAGATTGTATTGATATGTATGAGAAATCTAGATATGAAGAAGATGAAAGCTGTAAATTAATCATCATTAATACACCAATAGAGAACAATGATATAGACATGGAAGATGAAGCAGAATATGTAACATTGCCAGTTGGTATTATAAAAAAAGATGATTTAATAATTACAATTTGTGCCGTAAAAAATCCAATGCTCAATTTGTGCACCACACAAAGTTCAGTATTGGTAAAAGACAATATTTTAGATAATTTAATTCTCAATTTGTTTGATAGAAATGTGTATTACTATTTATTCTACCTAAGAGAAATTAATAAAAAAATATCTGCCATAGAAAAAGATTTAAAATTTTCAAGTAGCAATATTGGTTTGAATAAACTACTTAAAATTCAAAAGGCTCTTATCTATTTTGTAAATGACTTAAGAGCAAATGAGTTGGTTCTTGTTAAGTTGCGTCGAAATAATTTCTTTCATTTGGATAATTCTAAAATAAAATATGAAGTGCAAGATATTATGGTTGAATACAGCCAAGCCATAGAAATGTCAAATGTGTATTCTAATATTTTAGGAAATATGATGAGTGCGTTCGGTTCAATAATTTCTAATAACTTGGGCAATGTAGTCAATAGGCTAACAAGTGTTACCATCATACTAATGGTACCAACATTAATAGCTGGAATCTATGGTATGAATATTCCATTGCCATTTCAAGAACGTCCACATTCGTTTACGATTATAATGCTATTGACGATAGCAATTACATTAGCTTTCATTCTCGTATTCAGACGAAAAAAATGGTTGTAA